The nucleotide window TAGAGGAAGTATTTTGCAAGAAATAATGAATAACGGGACCAGGCACTGAAAGCTGAAAAAAGAATAGCAAAGCCAATCTTTAAATCTTGAAGATGACTGGTAAAATAGACAACTGTATTTTCTTGAAAAGATAAAGTATATGGGTTGTCTGAAGAAGAATAAAAATTATGGAAAATAGCAATGGATAAATTTCCAAACTTATCAACCTTGAAGTGATCGAATTGGAAGGCAAGGGAAGCTGAGCCATAATTTCCCCATCCGATTTGACCATTATCTGAACTTTACCTTTTTTAGTATTGCGTTTATGACATCTATGTCAAATCCCTCCGTGTCAAAATTGTCTCCAAGCCAACATGTTTTTTCTTCATATTCTTCATGTTCTGGATCCATAATTATTTCTAACAAATCTTCATATCCACCAGTCCCGCCGCAATCTTCCGGAGGACAGCCCCTTTCGCCTTTAATACATACAGGATGTTTCATTCTTTGGTCAACAGAGAGAATTTTTTTCAGTTTTATCTCATGTTCCCAACTATCTCCAAAATCGTAAAGATAGCGAATTTTATCCCCTTCTTTCTCAAAATATTCATTCAGCTTTTTTCTTTTGGCATTCAGGCACTTAAAGAAAGGTGCAGTAGGGTCAGGAATACTTATAAGTATGTTTTTGTCTATATAAAAACCAAAGAGATGATAGCCACCCCATCCCATGACGATTTGAAGCACCTGGTGTAATTTGTAGAAAGTAATGTTGGCTGGCACCAGAAACCTTCTCCATATTAGAGGTCTGATATCTTTTAAAGTTACTTCCAATTGATAAACTAATTGTTCTATAATTCTTCCCTCAATTATTCTGGATTTCTATCCAGTAATTTTGCCACATTTTTAATCTTTTTCATACTGTTTTTATGCCTATTGTGGTAATCTTTGCCGCTATTGTCAATTCATTTTCAATAGATAATTTCAGCCTCGGGATTGTTAGGATTACTACAGATTAAGATATTTTTAGCTTCTGGATTACTATGATAAAGACCCCGTGTAGTACTTCCCCCTATATTCCCCCTGTGTAATATTCCACGATTGAATTTCTTCGTTAGGATATTACACGGGGGGGAAAGGAAGGGGGGTCGTTAGGATATTACACAGGGTGAATTCAGAAGAAATCCAGTGGCAATCCTGAGGCTAAAATTCTTTTCTTTTGACTTTTCGCTCCATCGGAAAATTCTAATTTGTCAATTAGGAAAGATTAATCACTTTATTTACAATGACTGGTTGGCAACAGGCCTCAATCTTGAATTTTAGATGATAAAAGACAAGATAACCAGCACTCCCGATTGATTATCCTAACTGGATCCCCTCCCATAAAAAGCCTTTTTTTTATCATTCTTTTACCTTGCTTATATCTCCACTCAACC belongs to Deltaproteobacteria bacterium and includes:
- a CDS encoding plasmid pRiA4b ORF-3 family protein, with product MEVTLKDIRPLIWRRFLVPANITFYKLHQVLQIVMGWGGYHLFGFYIDKNILISIPDPTAPFFKCLNAKRKKLNEYFEKEGDKIRYLYDFGDSWEHEIKLKKILSVDQRMKHPVCIKGERGCPPEDCGGTGGYEDLLEIIMDPEHEEYEEKTCWLGDNFDTEGFDIDVINAILKKVKFR